The following proteins are encoded in a genomic region of Bacillus methanolicus MGA3:
- the tnpA gene encoding IS200/IS605 family transposase, with protein MICRDILVVKYRRKVMDDTISDYAKDMFVRLGKNYNISLVEWNHDMDHVHILFKAYPNSELSKFINAYKSASSRLIKKHFPQVKRKLWKEHFWSRSFCLLTTGGSLLEVIKKYIENQGMK; from the coding sequence ATCATATGCCGTGATATTTTGGTTGTGAAATATCGCAGAAAAGTGATGGATGACACAATATCGGATTATGCAAAAGATATGTTTGTTCGATTAGGTAAAAATTACAACATTTCCTTAGTTGAATGGAATCACGATATGGACCATGTACATATTTTGTTCAAAGCGTATCCGAATAGTGAATTATCAAAGTTTATCAATGCTTATAAAAGTGCAAGTTCTCGACTGATCAAAAAGCATTTTCCACAAGTGAAAAGGAAGCTTTGGAAAGAGCATTTTTGGTCAAGGAGTTTTTGCTTACTTACAACAGGCGGTTCACTTTTAGAAGTAATAAAGAAATATATAGAAAATCAAGGGATGAAGTGA